CGGCTGGTCGCCGACCTGATGAAAACCGCCGGCGCGGACCGGATCATCACCGTGGATCTGCACACCGACCAGATCCAGGGCTTTTTCGACGGCCCCGTCGACCACATGCACGCCCAACTCCAGCTGGCCGACCATATTCGCGCCGGCTACGACCTGGCAAACATCACCGTGGTGTCGCCCGACTCGGGCCGGGTGCGCGTCGCGGAGAAGTGGGCGGACTCGCTGGACGGCGCGCCGCTCGCATTCATCCACAAGACCCGCGACCCGTTGGTGCCGAATCAGGTCAAGTCCAACCGGGTGGTCGGTGAGGTCGCCGGACGTACCTGCATCCTGATCGACGACATGATCGACACCGGCGGCACCATCGCCGGTGCGGTGAAGGTGCTGAAAGAAGCCGGCGCCGGCGACGTGGTGATCGCGGCGACGCACGGGGTACTGAGTACCCCGGCCGCCGAGCGGCTGGCCGCGTGCGGCGCGAAGGAGGTGGTGGTGACCAACACCCTTCCGATCACCGACGACAAGAAGTTCGCGCAGCTCACCGTGCTGTCGATCGCCCCGCTCTTGGCGCAGACGATCCGCGAGGTATTCGAGAACGGCTCGGTGACCGGCCTGTTCAACGGCCACGCCTGATCGCCGACCGCGTGCGTACCTTCGCCGGATTCCCGATCGCCGCGCTCGACTTCTACGAGGATCTGGCGGCGGACAACTCCAAGGCGTTCTGGACCGCGCACAAGCACATCTACGAGACCAGCATCCGCGCCCCGATGGAAGCCCTGGTCGACGACCTGGCCGCGGAGTTCGGGCCGGCCAAACTGTTCCGGCCATACCGGGATGTCCGGTTCAGCAAGGACAAATCGCCGTACAAAACCGCCCAGGGTGCGGTCGTGCGGACCGGCGCCGGCGTCGGCTTCTACGTCCAGATCGACGCGGCCGGCTTGTTCACCGGTGGCGGCTTCTACGATGGCACGCCCGCGCAGCTGGCGCGGCTACGCGCTGCGATCGACGACGATCTGCGCGGTCCCGAACTGGCCGGCATGTTGTCGGCCACCGGCTTCACCGTGGGCGGTGCGACGTTGAAAACCCGACCCAAGGGTTTCCCGGCCGACCATCCACGGATCGAGCTGCTTCGGCACACCTCGTTGACCTTGAGTCGCGAACACGGCTGCCCGGACTGGCTGACCACCGATCGGGCCGCCGACGAGGTCCGCGCCGACTGGCGGCAGCTCCGGCCGGTGATCGAGCGGATCACCGCAGTGGTCGGCCCGGGCCGGGACTGATCCGGCCCTCCCCCGACGACGCCGTACCTCTCGACGACACGGCCACTAGACCGCGCTGGCCAGCACCAACGCGAAACGATCGAACGAGTCGGTCCAGACGTGGTCGGGTGCGAAGCCGGCCGCGGCGAGTTCCTGCTCGATACCGGCGATCCGGAACTTGGCCGAGATCTCGGTACGCAGCTGCTCGCCGTCGGCGAACCCGACGGTCAGGTCGAGCTCGCGCAGCTTCACCGACATCTCTTCGGTGGCCTCGAGCCGCATCTCGATCCACTCGTCGGCGTCGTTCCACACGGCGACATGCCGGAAGCGCTCAGGTGCAAAATCCGCGCCGAGCTGGTGGTTCAGCACGTGGAGCACATTCCGGTTGAACTCGGCGGTCACGCCAGCGCGGTCATCGTAGGCGGCAACCATCACGGTCGGGTCGGTGACCAGCGCAACGCCGAGCAGCAGGTGTTCCCCCTCGTCCAGGGCCGCACGAACCTGGCCGAGAAACGCAGCCCGCTCGTCGGGGATCAGGTTGCCCAGCGTGCCGCCGAGAAACGCGATCATCCGGCTCCCACCGCCGGGCAGATAATGCAAGGTATCGGTGAAGTCGCTGACCACCCCGTTCACCGCCAGGCCGGGGAACGCCGCGCTGATCTCGATCGCCGCCTTGCGCAACGCACTCGCCGACACATCCTGCGGCACGTAGGACACCAGCGTGCCCGAGGCGTTGCATGCCCGGAGCAACAGCTGGGTCTTGATCGCGGAACCGGAACCGAGCTCGACCAGGGTCCGGGGTCGGGTCAACCGCGCCACCTCCGGCGCGACACTCTGCAGCAACGACCGCTCGGTGCGCGTCGGGTAGTACTCCGGCAGCTCGGTGATCTTGTCGAACAGCTCGCTGCCGCGAGCGTCGTAGAACCATTTCGGCGGGAGCCATTTCGGATCGGCGGTCAGTCCCGCGCGCGCGTCTTCGCGCAGCGCCCGATCGAGATCGGCCGCGGACAGATGGACCTCCACGGTCGGTTGCGGCATCTCACTCCTCCTGCAGAGCGTCGATGGTTACCTGGCCTGGTACCGCCGTCACCAGGCGGCGGTCCGCGATCTCCTGCCACCGCGGATCGTCATCGTATGGTTCGGAAGCAAGTATCACAGTTCCCGCGTCGACCAGCGACCACAGTGAGTGATACCAGGTCGTCGCCCAGAACCGCGTACCGTCACCGAGCAGTAGATTCAACCTCGCGCCCGGTGCGGCGGCGATAATCCGTCGGATGACCGCTCGGATCGCCGCCACCGGATCCTGCCGCTGCAGTTCGGCAGCGAGCAGAGCCCAGACCGCGGCCGAGTCGGTCGCCGATTCGGTCGGCGCTGCCGTCCAGCGCAACAGCCCCGGCCAGTCCGGCACCACACCGTTGTGACTGAACGCCCAATGCCCGTCGGTGAACGGCGCGCACGCGCTGCGCTCGACCGGCATCCCGGCGGTGGCCGAGCGGACCGCCCCGAGTACGGCGGTTGCGGAGATCTGCGGCAATACTTCGGTAACCGCAGGATCGGTCCAGATCGGCATCGGATTGCGATACCGGCTGAACCGGTGTGCTGCCCACCAGCCCACACCGAAACCGTCCGCGTTTACCGTACCGCCACCCCGCATCTGCCGCGGCGCCCAAGCTTGAGTCATCACCGAGTGGTTACCTCGGGTGAGCAGGTCGGCCACCGGCACCGCCGGTCCCAGGTAGCCGATATGCCGGCACATCAGGCCGACAGATCGCGGGCCAGCCGAAATCCGGCGAAGATCTGCCGCCGGATCGGATGATCCCAGTTCCGGAACGTGCCGCGACACGCGACCTGGTCGGTGCCGAAGGATCCGCCACGCAGCACACGGTAATCGCCGCCGTGGAACACCGCCGAGTACTCGTCGTAGGGAAACGCCACAAATCCCGGGTACGGGGCGAACGTGGACGCGGTCCACTCCCACACATCGCCGATCAGTTGGTGTACCCCCGTGGCCGAGACGCCGGCCGGGTAGGCGCCCACATCGGCCGGTTCGAGGTGTCGCTGCCCCAGATTCGCGTGCGTGCGGTCCGGTTCGGCCTCGCCCCACGGGTATCGCGACACCCGACCGGACGCCGGGTCCCAGCGCGCCGCCTTCTCCCATTCGGCCTCACTCGGCAGCCGTCGGCCGGCCCACCGGGCGTAGGCCTCGGCCTCGAACCAGCACACGTGCAGCACCGGCTGATGTAACCGCAGCGGGGTCCGGATGCCGAACCGACGGCGCCACCAGCTGCCGTCGCTGTCGCGTTCCCAGAACTGCGGCGCGGTCAGCCCCGCCGCCTGCCGATGCGCCCAGCCGCGTTCGCTCCACAGCTCGGCCCGTCCGTAGCCGTCGTCGTCGATGAAGCCGAGATACTGCTGGTTGGTCACCGGCGCGCGATCGATCGCAAAGGCCGGCACCGTGACGCCGTGTTCCGGTCGCTCGTTGTCGAGCGCCCACGGATCGGTCGAGGTGCCCATGCGGAACTCGCCGGCCGGGATCACCACCTCGCCGGATATCGCCGGCCCCACCCGCCCGGAATCGGGTACCGGGGGCGGTGGCGCGCTCAGCACCGCCGGGCCACGGCGCAATTGGTGCGTGGCCAGCATGGTTTCGTCGTGTTGCTGCTCGTGCTGGGCGACCATCGCGAATACGAAGCCGCCTGCGGTGAGCGGAGCGGAATCTCTCGACAGCGGCGTGCCGTGGAGAATGTCGAGCACCTGGGCCCGGACCTCGGCGAGATAGCTGCGAGCCTGCGCCGGACCGAGCAGCGGCAGGGCCGGTCGGTCCTGCCGCGGGTGCCGGAACGCGTCGTAGAGGTCGTCGATGTCGCCACGCACCGGTCGGCGACCGCCGACCGCGCGGACCAGCCAGAAGTCTTCCTGGTTTCCGATGTGGGCGAGATCCCAGACCAGCGGGCTCATCAACGGTGAGTGCTGCTTTACCAGATCGGCATCATCCACCGCATCGGTGAGCAGCGTGGTGCGGGCCCGAGCCCGGGCGAGCACCCCGGCGAGCCGGGTGGGTAGATCGACGGCAACCGTCATCGACTCGTCTCCTCGGTAGCCGGGCGTTCGGTCATGCGGCCGCGGCGCGCACCGGGTCGATGCCCCGCCGACATCGCCGTGCCGCTGCCGCCAGCGGCGCGGGCACCGTCGTGTGCGCCGTGGCGAGTTCGAGCAGGTCGGTTCCGGCCCGGCGGAAGTCCGGGTCGGCGAGGCCGTGCCGGGCGGCGTCCTGCCACCGTCCGGCGGTCGTCGCGCCGAGCGAGGTCGCCTGCGATACCACCTCCGGGCTGCCGGTGAGCGCGGCGACGGCCAGGATCGGCACCGCCCACCCGGGACCGGGTTGGGCATCGAGATAGCGGACCTCGAGATGGCCGGCCGGCCGCACCGGCGGGAACAGCGTGGTCAGGTGGTACCGCAGATCATCGCGGGTGGGCCGACGGCCCAGCTCGTCGTCCAAGGCTCCGTCGATCCAGTCGCCGAACGTGGCGTCCCGCGGCGCCGACCAGTCCGGGCCGCCTCGGCGCACACACAGCAACGGCCGGTCCAGCACCCAGGCCGGATATTGTGCCGGCGCCGGCGGTTCGGCCGTGCGACTGTGGTCCAGGAACAGCCAGGTCCGCATCCGCTGCGACGCCCAGGCGCCGGCCGGTGCCCCGTAGAGCCGTGGGGAACAGGCGAACGCGGCGACCAATGCCGGCCCGATGGTGTAGAGGCAGCGCCACCGAGCATCGACCTCGGCCGGGTCGGCACCCGCATCCACCGACACCTGGGTCGCGGCGGTATTACACATCATCAGTGCACCGAACGGGCCGATTGCGGCGAACGCCGCCTCCATCGCCCGATACCGCGGCGAGCTCAAGAGTCGGCGTGGCGGGCGTCGGGTGTCGGCCGCCACGGCGAGCAGCCGGATCGAATGGGCAGCCAGCCGGCCCCGCAGCACCGCGGCATCGACGGCGAGCCCAGCGCAGAGCTCGGCCACGGAGCCGACCGGACTGCTGGAGAGCTCGAGCTGACCGCCGGGTTCGATGGTGACGCGGCTACCGGCCGGCAACGGATGAGCGGGGGAATCGGGCACCACCGTGGTCGGCGCGTGCGGGCCGAGCGCAGCCGCCACCCTGCCCAGCGCGGGGCGGGCGCCGCACCCGTCGGCCGGGACGGTGATCCATTCCAGCTCGGCACCGATCCGCGCCGGTGGCCCGAGCTTGAAACAGATCCCACCGAGGTAGGCCGCGGCAGCGGCGCGACTGTCGAGTGCTCCGTCTCGGCCACCGGCCATCGCCCACCTCCCTGTTCGAGCGGGCGAACCCGCTGCGGCCAGAGTAGCGAGCAGGCCCGACACCGGGCGGCCGCCGACCCGCGGCGGAATCAGATGATCGTGCCGACGTCGCTACCGATCAGCACATCCAACGCCCGCTCGGCGATCGCGGCGATGGTCATCGAGGGGTTGCACGCGGCGGTGGTCCCGGGCATCAACGCGCCGTCCACCACGTACAGGCCACGCTGGCCGAATACCCGGCCCTCGGTATCGCACACCACGCCCATGTTGGCGCCGCCGAGCGGATGCCAGGTGGAGTTGAGCGCGAGGTTGGTGTCGGACAGGAAGCCCGTCGGGCCGGCGATCCGCTGCGTGTTCGGCCCGATCGCGCCGTTCTGGATGACCGAGTCGCCCGCCCGCGGCCACTGCAGGCCGACCCGATCGGCACCGGAGTCGTAGTGCCACGAACCCCGCGCTGCGCTCACCCCGTAGCCGACCATCATCGTGGAGTGCAGGTTGAGCGAGAACGACGGCATCGACGCCTGGATGATGGTGTGCGCCATTCGGGGGTCGGACCAGTTCAACGTGCCGTAGACGACCGGGCCGCCCTGCGTGACACCGTAATCCTCGGTCGGATCGGTCCAGACGTAGATTCGATCGGCATTGGTGCCCCACTCGGTCCCGAGACCGCCGGGCAGATCCGGGATCGCGCCGGTGGCCGCGGCCTTGACCAACAGTCGCGTGGTATTCACGCTGCCGGCGCCGAGGATCAGCGCGCGGGTCTCGATGATCAGGTCGCCGAGTACGGTGCCGTTCTCGTCGATCCGACGCACGTGCACCTCCCAGCTGCCGCTCGGGGTCCGGGCGATCGAGGCGACCTCGTGCAGCGTCCGCAGGTCCACCAGACCGGTCGCCTCGGCCTGCGCGAAGTAGGTGACATCGACCGAGTGCTTGCCGCCGTTGTTCACCCCGATCGCGCAGTCGCCGTTGGTGTAGGACGGCTTCATCTCACCGCGCAGCTCGGCCAGCGCGTAGTTCCAGTCGATCGGCATCGGAATCTTCTCCGGGGTGAACCCGGCTCGCCGACAGTGATCGGCGAAGACCCGCGATGCCTTGTACTGCGGGCTGGCGATCAGTTCGTCCGGTGCGGTAGCCAGGCCGAGCATCCGCGACACCCGTGGGTAGTACTCCCGATGCATCGTCGACCAGTCGATCGACGACGGGAACCAGGTGTCGAACACATGCTCGGCCGGCTCCAGCGACATCCCCTGGTACACCAGTGAGCCACCACCGACACCGGCGGCGCACATCACCGTCATGTTGTCGCCCATCGCCGCCTCGAACAGCCCCACATACGGCTCGACGGTCACCGGACGACCGAACAGCTGCGGGTCCGAACGGAACCACAGCGCGCGCTTGTCCGGCGCGTTCATGCTCGGGAAAGTGCTCGCGTTCGGACCGGTCGGCCAGCGCCGACCCCGCTCCAGGACCACCGAGGCCACCCCGGCCTGGGCGAGCCGCAACGCGGCCACCCCACCGCCGAAGCCGGAGCCGATGATGACCACTCGCTGCTGCTCCCGCTGCAGCGGCACCCGGTCGGTGCGGGCACCGACGAACGGCGCGGCCGACGCCGGACCCGCCGTCGCCGCACCGGTCGCGGCCACCCCCACCAACGCGGCGCCGGCAACCGCACCGGCGGTGAGAAATCGTCGTCGATTCATTGCGGTGGACATAGGTAGCATCGCTCCGTTTCGGACAGCGGTCCGGCTCATCGTGACCAGGTCGTCCCCAACCTGATGAAGAACTTAGACAGACCACGGCGCGCGCACCGGCGAAACATCTAAAGTAGTTGCGATATCGATCGCGTAGGTTCGTTCCGGCGCGCGCACCGGTTACCGTCGGGCCATGCCCGCCGCTGCGTCCCGAACCGGCACCCCGCCACCCGGCGAACTCGACCTCGATCGGGTCCGCCGCGACACCCCGGGAGCCGCCGACCAGGTCTTCCTGGACAGTGCCGGCTCCAGCCTGCCACCGTCCCCGGTCCTGGAAACGGTCATCGCACACCTGCGACGGGAGGCTCGGGTAGGTGGGTATCGCGCGGCAAACGAACGGGCGGCCGATCTCACCGCGATACCGGAGACCATCGGAAAGCTGATCAACGCGCCCGCCGATGCGATCGCGCTGAGCGACAGCGCGAGCCGCGCCTGGACCGACTTCGGTTACGCGGTGCCGTTGACCGCCGGCGACCGACTGCTGTTCTCCACCAGCGAGTACGCAAGCAACGCGATCGCCCTGTTGCATCGAGCGAAGTCGAGCGGAGCGAGCGTGGAGCCGATTCCGGCCGACGCCACCGGCCGGATCGATCTCGACGCGCTGAACCGAATGCTCGACGAGCGGGTCCGGCTGATCTCGGTGGTTCATGCACCGACCAACGGCGGCCTGATCAATCCGGTTCGCGAGGTTGCCGATCTGGCGCACCAGGTCGGCGCCCTGGTGCTGCTGGATGCTTGCCAGACGACCGGTCAATTGCCGCTCGACGTTGCCGCACTCGACGTGGATGCGTTGTCCGCGACCGGTCGTAAGTGGTTGCGCGGGCCGCGTGGCACCGGCTTTCTCTACGTTCGCCCGGAGCTGATCGCCGAGCTCGAGCCGGCCGGCCTCGACCTGCACAGCGCGACCTGGACCGACGATGCCGACTACACCCTCGCGGCCGGAGCCCGCCGATTCGAGTTCTGGGAATGCGATGTGGCCGCTCGGCTGGGGCTCGGTGTGGCTGTGCAGTACCTGCTCGATCTCGGCCCGGATCTGGTCTACCGAGCGATCGCCGCGCTGGCCGCCCGATTGCGTGCCGGCCTCGCCGAGCTGCCCCGGGTACAGCTGCGCGACCTCGGGGTGGAGCAGAGCGGCATCGTCTCGTTCACCGTCACCGGGGTAGATCCCGACCAGGTCCGTGATCGGCTGCGCGACGCGCAGATCACCGTCACGGTCAGTCGGGCCTCGTCGACCCGGCTCGACATGCGCCGCCGCGGCCTGCCCGCGGTGGTTCGGGCATCACCGCACTGTTTCGTCACCTCGGACGATGTCGACCGGTTCTGCCGAACCGTTGCGAGGATGTAGCCGAAACTTCTACCGTGACCGCAGTCAGAACCTCGTAGAAAGGGACAAGGCCATGGATATCGCCGGTCTCGCCGGCTTTCTCGGCGACACACTCTGGTTTCTCGGCGCGATGCTGCCGCGCACGCCGGAGCTACTAGGCAGCTATTTCGCGCAGTTCTTCTGATCCATATCCACGGTCGCCGGCCACAACCGGCTAACGTGAGCGCGCAACGACGGCGATCCGCGCCGTCCGCTACCGAACAGGACATCGATGGGCCCGAATCAGATCATGCAACTGCTTACCGACTTCGGTGCCATGGTCGGCGCCATGCTGCCGCGGTCCGGCGACCTGCTCGGCTCCTGGCTGTCGCTGCTGCACTGACACTGTCGCTGCGGCCCTGACGCTGGCACTGCTGCACTGAGGCCGTCGACGCGGCTGCCGAACCCCGGTCGGTGCCCGATGTCGACGGATCAGGCATAATCGGCGGCGTTGTCTCGGCGAGGGCTCCGTCCGAATGGACGATGACCGTTATCGACGCGGCGCGGCTGTCGACGGGCTCCGGCTCATCTCTCCCGGCTGTGCTCGTCGCCGGGGCGCAGTGCAACCCACCGACAGAGAAGAGAGTCGCGCCGATGCCCGAGGTCAATCGTCTGACCGCTCAGGTCCGCACCGAGTTCGGTAAGGGAGCGGCTCGCCGTGCCCGCCGGGCCGGGAGCGTGCCGGCGGTGCTGTACGGCCACCAGTCCGATCCTCGGCACCTCGCGCTGAATGCTCAGGCGTTCGCCCGCGTGTTGCGGGAAAACGGCACCAACGCGGTGCTGACCCTCGACATCGAGGGAAGCGAGCAGCTGGCACTGACCAAGGCGGTCGTGGTCCATCCCATCCGCCGCTACATCGAGCACGCCGACCTACTGGTGATCAAGCGCGGTGAGAAGGTCGTCGTCGACGTCCCGGTCACGGTGGCCGGGGAGCCCGGGCCGGATGCGATCGTCGCCCAGGATCAGACCACCGT
Above is a genomic segment from Skermania piniformis containing:
- the egtD gene encoding L-histidine N(alpha)-methyltransferase, which codes for MPQPTVEVHLSAADLDRALREDARAGLTADPKWLPPKWFYDARGSELFDKITELPEYYPTRTERSLLQSVAPEVARLTRPRTLVELGSGSAIKTQLLLRACNASGTLVSYVPQDVSASALRKAAIEISAAFPGLAVNGVVSDFTDTLHYLPGGGSRMIAFLGGTLGNLIPDERAAFLGQVRAALDEGEHLLLGVALVTDPTVMVAAYDDRAGVTAEFNRNVLHVLNHQLGADFAPERFRHVAVWNDADEWIEMRLEATEEMSVKLRELDLTVGFADGEQLRTEISAKFRIAGIEQELAAAGFAPDHVWTDSFDRFALVLASAV
- a CDS encoding ribose-phosphate diphosphokinase, which gives rise to MLFAGRAHPELAEQVAKELDVHVTPQTARDFANGEIFVRFEESVRGSDAFVLQSHPWPLNQWVMEQLIMIDALKRGSAERITAILPFYPYARQDKKHRGREPISARLVADLMKTAGADRIITVDLHTDQIQGFFDGPVDHMHAQLQLADHIRAGYDLANITVVSPDSGRVRVAEKWADSLDGAPLAFIHKTRDPLVPNQVKSNRVVGEVAGRTCILIDDMIDTGGTIAGAVKVLKEAGAGDVVIAATHGVLSTPAAERLAACGAKEVVVTNTLPITDDKKFAQLTVLSIAPLLAQTIREVFENGSVTGLFNGHA
- the egtB gene encoding ergothioneine biosynthesis protein EgtB, with amino-acid sequence MTVAVDLPTRLAGVLARARARTTLLTDAVDDADLVKQHSPLMSPLVWDLAHIGNQEDFWLVRAVGGRRPVRGDIDDLYDAFRHPRQDRPALPLLGPAQARSYLAEVRAQVLDILHGTPLSRDSAPLTAGGFVFAMVAQHEQQHDETMLATHQLRRGPAVLSAPPPPVPDSGRVGPAISGEVVIPAGEFRMGTSTDPWALDNERPEHGVTVPAFAIDRAPVTNQQYLGFIDDDGYGRAELWSERGWAHRQAAGLTAPQFWERDSDGSWWRRRFGIRTPLRLHQPVLHVCWFEAEAYARWAGRRLPSEAEWEKAARWDPASGRVSRYPWGEAEPDRTHANLGQRHLEPADVGAYPAGVSATGVHQLIGDVWEWTASTFAPYPGFVAFPYDEYSAVFHGGDYRVLRGGSFGTDQVACRGTFRNWDHPIRRQIFAGFRLARDLSA
- the egtA gene encoding ergothioneine biosynthesis glutamate--cysteine ligase EgtA, encoding MAGGRDGALDSRAAAAAYLGGICFKLGPPARIGAELEWITVPADGCGARPALGRVAAALGPHAPTTVVPDSPAHPLPAGSRVTIEPGGQLELSSSPVGSVAELCAGLAVDAAVLRGRLAAHSIRLLAVAADTRRPPRRLLSSPRYRAMEAAFAAIGPFGALMMCNTAATQVSVDAGADPAEVDARWRCLYTIGPALVAAFACSPRLYGAPAGAWASQRMRTWLFLDHSRTAEPPAPAQYPAWVLDRPLLCVRRGGPDWSAPRDATFGDWIDGALDDELGRRPTRDDLRYHLTTLFPPVRPAGHLEVRYLDAQPGPGWAVPILAVAALTGSPEVVSQATSLGATTAGRWQDAARHGLADPDFRRAGTDLLELATAHTTVPAPLAAAARRCRRGIDPVRAAAA
- the egtC gene encoding ergothioneine biosynthesis protein EgtC, which codes for MCRHIGYLGPAVPVADLLTRGNHSVMTQAWAPRQMRGGGTVNADGFGVGWWAAHRFSRYRNPMPIWTDPAVTEVLPQISATAVLGAVRSATAGMPVERSACAPFTDGHWAFSHNGVVPDWPGLLRWTAAPTESATDSAAVWALLAAELQRQDPVAAIRAVIRRIIAAAPGARLNLLLGDGTRFWATTWYHSLWSLVDAGTVILASEPYDDDPRWQEIADRRLVTAVPGQVTIDALQEE
- a CDS encoding DUF2461 domain-containing protein encodes the protein MRTFAGFPIAALDFYEDLAADNSKAFWTAHKHIYETSIRAPMEALVDDLAAEFGPAKLFRPYRDVRFSKDKSPYKTAQGAVVRTGAGVGFYVQIDAAGLFTGGGFYDGTPAQLARLRAAIDDDLRGPELAGMLSATGFTVGGATLKTRPKGFPADHPRIELLRHTSLTLSREHGCPDWLTTDRAADEVRADWRQLRPVIERITAVVGPGRD
- a CDS encoding GMC oxidoreductase encodes the protein MSTAMNRRRFLTAGAVAGAALVGVAATGAATAGPASAAPFVGARTDRVPLQREQQRVVIIGSGFGGGVAALRLAQAGVASVVLERGRRWPTGPNASTFPSMNAPDKRALWFRSDPQLFGRPVTVEPYVGLFEAAMGDNMTVMCAAGVGGGSLVYQGMSLEPAEHVFDTWFPSSIDWSTMHREYYPRVSRMLGLATAPDELIASPQYKASRVFADHCRRAGFTPEKIPMPIDWNYALAELRGEMKPSYTNGDCAIGVNNGGKHSVDVTYFAQAEATGLVDLRTLHEVASIARTPSGSWEVHVRRIDENGTVLGDLIIETRALILGAGSVNTTRLLVKAAATGAIPDLPGGLGTEWGTNADRIYVWTDPTEDYGVTQGGPVVYGTLNWSDPRMAHTIIQASMPSFSLNLHSTMMVGYGVSAARGSWHYDSGADRVGLQWPRAGDSVIQNGAIGPNTQRIAGPTGFLSDTNLALNSTWHPLGGANMGVVCDTEGRVFGQRGLYVVDGALMPGTTAACNPSMTIAAIAERALDVLIGSDVGTII
- a CDS encoding aminotransferase class V-fold PLP-dependent enzyme; the encoded protein is MPAAASRTGTPPPGELDLDRVRRDTPGAADQVFLDSAGSSLPPSPVLETVIAHLRREARVGGYRAANERAADLTAIPETIGKLINAPADAIALSDSASRAWTDFGYAVPLTAGDRLLFSTSEYASNAIALLHRAKSSGASVEPIPADATGRIDLDALNRMLDERVRLISVVHAPTNGGLINPVREVADLAHQVGALVLLDACQTTGQLPLDVAALDVDALSATGRKWLRGPRGTGFLYVRPELIAELEPAGLDLHSATWTDDADYTLAAGARRFEFWECDVAARLGLGVAVQYLLDLGPDLVYRAIAALAARLRAGLAELPRVQLRDLGVEQSGIVSFTVTGVDPDQVRDRLRDAQITVTVSRASSTRLDMRRRGLPAVVRASPHCFVTSDDVDRFCRTVARM
- a CDS encoding 50S ribosomal protein L25/general stress protein Ctc translates to MPEVNRLTAQVRTEFGKGAARRARRAGSVPAVLYGHQSDPRHLALNAQAFARVLRENGTNAVLTLDIEGSEQLALTKAVVVHPIRRYIEHADLLVIKRGEKVVVDVPVTVAGEPGPDAIVAQDQTTVSIEADALRIPEAIEVSVEGAEVGTQILAGDLTLPAGATLQTDPEALIVNIIAPQTDPDPAEESGDAEAAAESDESGSDESA